From the Trifolium pratense cultivar HEN17-A07 linkage group LG4, ARS_RC_1.1, whole genome shotgun sequence genome, the window AATATAACCTTTATGGCTTCCTTTCTCTTCCTCTTGGCATTGTTCAAAATAGTTACAAGATGGAGTTGCAAAAATTCCACTACCAATTTGCCACCAGGACCATGGACACTGCCCCTCATAGGAAACATACACCAAATTATCAGCAACTCATTCCCTCATCactgtttaaaaaaattggcaGAGAAATATGGACCTTTGATGTACCTAAAACTTGGTGAGGTACCATACATAGTAGTTAGTTCACCATCAATGGCCAAAGAGATTATGAAAACACATGACCTTAGCTTTTGTGATAGGCCAAACCTTCTTTTGTCCACAATATTTAGTTACAATGCTACTGATATTATATTCTCTATATATGGAGAACATTGGAGGCAACTACGAAAGATATGTGTTATAGAGCTATTAAGCGTAAAGCGTGTCCAATCATTTAGGTCCATAAGAGAAGAAGAGGTGTCAGATCTTGTCAAATCAATATCTGCAAGTGAAGGATCAGTTGTTAATCTCACTCATAAGATTTTCGCAATGACATATGGGATAACAGCGCGTGCGGCTTTTGGTAAAAAGAGCAAACACCAACAAGCGTTCAAATCAGCGTTACAGGAAATAGTATTTTTGTTGGGAGGAAATTGTATTGTTGATTTGTATCCTTCTATTAAAATGCTTCAAAGGGTGAGTTGGGCGAAGATCAAAATGGAAAAACTTCACAAAGAGATTGATATGATTTTGCAAGACATCATCGACGATCACAAAAGAGTTCAAAATGAAGAAACCAAGGATGAAGATATAGTAGATGCTCTTCTCAAGATTCAACAGGAAAATGATCACTCACAACATCCCTTGACTGATGACAGTATGAAATCAATCATCCAGGTTAATTAGTCTACAACCATAAAATTTAGCACTTTTATTTCGCGAtttaaaagctagcttataatgTTAATTCATTGATTTGTAGGACATGTTTGCTGCCGGTACTGAAACATCGTCAGGGGTTGTGTTATGGGTGATGTCTGAGATAGTAAAGAATCCAAAGGTAATGGAAGAAGCACAAGCTGAAGTAAGAAGAGTATTTGATAAAAAGGG encodes:
- the LOC123919447 gene encoding cytochrome P450 71D10-like, whose protein sequence is MDLQNPFSNITFMASFLFLLALFKIVTRWSCKNSTTNLPPGPWTLPLIGNIHQIISNSFPHHCLKKLAEKYGPLMYLKLGEVPYIVVSSPSMAKEIMKTHDLSFCDRPNLLLSTIFSYNATDIIFSIYGEHWRQLRKICVIELLSVKRVQSFRSIREEEVSDLVKSISASEGSVVNLTHKIFAMTYGITARAAFGKKSKHQQAFKSALQEIVFLLGGNCIVDLYPSIKMLQRVSWAKIKMEKLHKEIDMILQDIIDDHKRVQNEETKDEDIVDALLKIQQENDHSQHPLTDDSMKSIIQDMFAAGTETSSGVVLWVMSEIVKNPKVMEEAQAEVRRVFDKKGYADETEMHQLIYLKSVIKETFRLHPIIPLLVPRESRERCQIDGYEIPAKTRVIVNAWAIGRDPKYWIEPESFKPERFVDSLIDFKGTDFEFIPFGAGRRMCPGLAFALPNIELPLAMLLYHFDWKLPNEMKNEELNMTEYTKYLISCLNKF